The genomic DNA ATCTGAGGTAAAACGACGCTCGCGGGTCATCATCTCCTGGGTTCGCGTGAACAGATGGTTCAGCGAGTCGAGCAGCGGGCGCACCTCAGTGGGAACCCCCTGAGTCGGGAGCGCGTCGGTGGCATCCGGTGAGCGGGAGCGCAGGGTCTGCGCCAGTTTTTTTAACGGTTTCAGTTCCCGGCTCAGCAGAACGATCAGCAACAACAGCATCAGGGGCAGCGCCACCAGCCACGGGGTCAACTGGGAGCTGACCACATCTACCGCCATCTCCTGGCGATACTCCCACTCCTGGCCGACCACCACGCGGTACTTCCCGTCGGGTGAGGTGAGCCATAGAAAACGCCACTCGTCGTTGTCGCCCTGTAGCCGTCCATTATCAAACCCGTCACGGCGATAGTGGTACGGAATGTCCCGCCCGTTTTCGCCGTCATTTAACATCATCTTGCCGTCGGTGGCGTAGATGGCGAAGGCCAGCGCGTCGTCATCCAGACGACCATGTTTCGCTTTTTTGGGGATCTCACGCATCCGTTCGGGGGCCCGGATCTCATCCAGATCCATGGTCAACAGCCGTTTGGCAAACAGCATCTGCTGCGTATCGAACAGCTTATCCAGCGTGTGGGTGGTCTGCTGCCAGGCGACCAGGCTTGCGGCAAACCACGCCGTCAGCGATAGCACTAAAAAGAGGAGCGTCAGGCGCAGCTTCAGGCTCAGGCGTTGAGTCAGTTTCATGCGTCACCCAGGGTATAGCCGATACCGTGCACGGTGCGGATAAATTCGCTGCCCAGTTTACGACGAAGATGGTGGACGTGGACTTCAACGGCGTTGCTGGAGACGTCGTCGTCCCAGGTGTAGAGCTTTTCCTCGATCAGCTTGCGCGGCAGCACGCGGCCCGCGTTACGCATCAGCAGCTCCAGCAGGGCGAACTCTTTCGGCTTGAGCGTCAGCGTTTCGCCGTCCAGCGTGGCCACGAGACTGGTGGGATCGAGCGTGACCTTTCCATGGTGCAACTCGCTGCGGGTCTGGCCGTGGCTTCGGCGCACCAGCGCCTCAAGGCGGGCAGCCACTTCGATCAGTGCAAAGGGCTTGCACAGGTAATCATCCGCCCCCAGACGCAGCCCTTCGACACGCTGGTTCAACGCATCCCGCGCCGTCAGAATCAATACCGGCTCGCGGCGTCCGCTTTCGCGCCAGGCGCGCAGAATCTCCAGTCCGTCGATTTCCGGCAGCGTCAGATCCAGCACTACGGCATCATACGGTGCAGAATGAAGCGCGGTCTGGCCGGTTTTTCCGTCGGTGAACCAGTCCACGCTAAAGCCCATTTTGCTTAAACCCGCCTTGATGCCATCGCCGATCAACTTGTCGTCTTCAACCAGTAAAATGCGCATGTTCCCTCCTTGATAACGTCAGTAAACCCTCTGCATCAGCCTGCTGTACAGTAATAATAAATAAATTTTTCCCTTAAGAAGTTGTTAAGGTTTACCCTGTTAAATGGACTGCGAAACCACATTAAAGGGAGAGTTAATATGAAAAAATTCGCTGCGATTGCCGCCATCATGATGATGACCACTGCCCCTGTTTTTGCTGCACAGGGCGGATTTAACGGCCCCTCTGCCGCACAAACCCAGGCCCAGACGCAGGCGGGCGGTTTTGTCGATAATGACGCGAACCTCACCACCGCGGTGAAAGTGAAGGACATGAAGGACGACAGCTGGGTGAAGCTGCGCGGGAACATCACTCAGCGCCTGTCTGATGACCGCTACACCTTCCGCGATGAGACCGGTACGGTTAACGTGGAGATTGACCACAAGCGCTGGAACGGCGTGACCGTAACCCCGCAGGATAAGGTGGAAATTCAGGGTAAAGTCGATAAAGAGTGGAACGATTTTGAAATCGACGTGAAGCAGGTTATCAAACTGAACAAATAACCCCGAAAGGGCCGCGGATGCGGCCCTTTTTCTTTGTGACTCAACACGCCAGATAAGGTAGTATCTGCGGCAATATTGCCTGAAACCTTTCGGTTTCTGAGTTGAGGAATCACACATAATGAGCGATATGGCAGAGCGCCTCGCGCTACATGAATTCACGGAAAACGCCTACCTGAACTACTCCATGTACGTCATTATGGACAGGGCGTTGCCGTTTATCGGGGATGGCCTGAAGCCCGTTCAGCGCCGCATCGTCTATGCGATGTCCGAGCTGGGGCTGAATGCGACCGCCAAGTTCAAAAAATCCGCCCGTACCGTCGGTGACGTACTGGGTAAATACCATCCGCACGGCGACAGCGCCTGTTATGAAGCGATGGTGCTGATGGCACAGCCGTTCTCTTACCGTTATCCGCTGGTGGATGGTCAGGGGAACTGGGGGGCGCCGGACGATCCGAAATCCTTCGCAGCGATGCGTTATACCGAATCCCGTCTCTCCCGCTACGCTGAAGTGCTGCTGGGCGAGCTGGGTCAGGGAACTGTGGACTGGGTGCCAAACTTCGACGGTACGATGCAGGAGCCGAAAATGCTGCCTGCGCGTCTGCCGAACATCCTGCTGAACGGCACTACCGGTATCGCGGTGGGTATGGCGACGGACATTCCGCCGCACAACCTGCGTGAAGTGGCGAAAGCCGCCATCACCCTGATTGAACAGCCGAAAACCACGCTGGACGATCTGCTGGATATCGTGCAGGGGCCGGACTACCCGACCGAGGCCGAAATCATCACCTCGCGCGCGGAAATCCGCAAAATCTACCAGAACGGCCGCGGCTCCGTGCGCATGCGTGCGGTGTGGACCAAAGAGGACGGCGCAGTGGTCATCACCGCGCTGCCGCACCAGGTCTCCGGCGCGAAAGTGCTGGAACAGATTGCCTCCCAGATGCGCAATAAAAAGCTGCCGATGGTGGATGACCTGCGCGACGAATCCGACCACGAAAACCCGACGCGTCTGGTGATCGTGCCGCGTTCCAACCGCGTGGATATGGAGCAGGTGATGAACCACCTGTTTGCCACCACCGATCTGGAAAAAAGCTACCGCATCAACCTGAACATGATCGGCCTCGACGGTCGTCCTGCAGTGAAAAACCTGCTGGAGATCCTGAGCGAATGGCTGACGT from Enterobacter ludwigii includes the following:
- the qseC gene encoding quorum sensing histidine kinase QseC — encoded protein: MKLTQRLSLKLRLTLLFLVLSLTAWFAASLVAWQQTTHTLDKLFDTQQMLFAKRLLTMDLDEIRAPERMREIPKKAKHGRLDDDALAFAIYATDGKMMLNDGENGRDIPYHYRRDGFDNGRLQGDNDEWRFLWLTSPDGKYRVVVGQEWEYRQEMAVDVVSSQLTPWLVALPLMLLLLIVLLSRELKPLKKLAQTLRSRSPDATDALPTQGVPTEVRPLLDSLNHLFTRTQEMMTRERRFTSDAAHELRSPLAALKVQTDVAQLYQDDPQAQQKALAQLHAGIDRASRLVDQLLTLSRLDSLDNLDDIEPIVMADLLQSAVLDIWHPAQQAGIDIRLNIHAPQVTRQGQPLLLSLLVRNLLDNAVRYSPHGSVVDVTLDTRRFTVRDTGPGVSTDALARIGERFYRPPGQDATGSGLGLSIVRRIAALHGMRVALGNAAEGGFEVKVSW
- the qseB gene encoding quorum sensing response regulator transcription factor QseB codes for the protein MRILLVEDDKLIGDGIKAGLSKMGFSVDWFTDGKTGQTALHSAPYDAVVLDLTLPEIDGLEILRAWRESGRREPVLILTARDALNQRVEGLRLGADDYLCKPFALIEVAARLEALVRRSHGQTRSELHHGKVTLDPTSLVATLDGETLTLKPKEFALLELLMRNAGRVLPRKLIEEKLYTWDDDVSSNAVEVHVHHLRRKLGSEFIRTVHGIGYTLGDA
- a CDS encoding YgiW/YdeI family stress tolerance OB fold protein — protein: MKKFAAIAAIMMMTTAPVFAAQGGFNGPSAAQTQAQTQAGGFVDNDANLTTAVKVKDMKDDSWVKLRGNITQRLSDDRYTFRDETGTVNVEIDHKRWNGVTVTPQDKVEIQGKVDKEWNDFEIDVKQVIKLNK